One region of Emys orbicularis isolate rEmyOrb1 chromosome 4, rEmyOrb1.hap1, whole genome shotgun sequence genomic DNA includes:
- the LOC135877439 gene encoding olfactory receptor-like protein COR8 isoform X2 produces MSLIGNHSMVTQFILLGLTDRQELQIPLFAAFLVIYVLTLVGNLGMIVLIRVDPRLHTPMYFFLSNLSVVDLCYSSVFAPRMLVNFSVGSKSISYSACIAQHFSFVVFVTTEGFLLAVMAYDRYVAICNPLLYTAVMSKRVCIHLVASSYVGGLVNSLTHTCGLLRLSFCGPNIINHYFCDTNPLLKLACSDNHINEILLVTFSGVIAMSTLLTVIISYLYILFSILRIRSAKGRRKAFSTCASHLTAVTMFYGPVSLSHIQPSSSYSLEQEKISAVFYTLVVPMLNPLIYSLRNKEVKGALKRVIDWKNILS; encoded by the coding sequence GGCAATCACAGCATGGTGACCCAGTTCATCCTCCTGGGGCTGACGGATCGTCAGGAGCTGCAGATACCCCTCTTCGCAGCGTTCCTGGTGATCTATGTTCTTACGCTGGTGGGGAATCTCGGGATGATTGTGTTGATCAGGGTTGATCCCcgactccacacccccatgtacttcttcctcagtAACCTGTCCGTTGTTGACCTCTGCTACTCCTCAGTCTTCGCTCCAAGGATGCTGGTGAATTTCTCAGTGGGGAGTAAAAGCATTTCTTACTCTGCCTGTATTGCCCAACACTTCTCTTTTGTTGTGTTTGTGACCACAGAAGGGTTCCTGCTGGCCGTGATGGCATACGACCGCTATGTAGCCATTTGTAACCCTCTGCTCTACACCGCTGTTATGTCTAAGAGAGTCTGTATTCATCTAGTGGCCAGCTCATATGTCGGGGGGCTCGTGAACTCACTGACCCACACATGTGGCTTGCTGAGGTTGTCGTTCTGCGGGCCCAACATCATCAATCATTACTTTTGTGACACTAACCCATTGCTGAAGCTCGCCTGCTCTGATAACCACATCAATGAGATTTTGCTTGTAACGTTCTCTGGAGTTATTGCCATGTCCACCCTCCTGACTGTCATAATCTCTTATCTGTACATCCTCTTCTCCATCCTGAGGATCCGCTCTGCCAAGGGCAGgcgcaaagccttctccacctgtgcCTCTCATCTGACAGCTGTCACCATGTTCTATGGACCTGTGAGCTTAAGCCACATACAACCCAGTTCCAGCTACTCACTGGAACAGGAGAAAATCTCTGCCGTGTTTTATACCCTGGTGGTCCCCATGTtgaaccccctgatctacagcctgaggaacaaggaggttaAGGGTGCTCTTAAGAGGGTGATAGACTGGAAAAACATTCTCAGCTAA
- the LOC135877439 gene encoding olfactory receptor-like protein COR8 isoform X1: MSEGNHSMVTQFILLGLTDRQELQIPLFAAFLVIYVLTLVGNLGMIVLIRVDPRLHTPMYFFLSNLSVVDLCYSSVFAPRMLVNFSVGSKSISYSACIAQHFSFVVFVTTEGFLLAVMAYDRYVAICNPLLYTAVMSKRVCIHLVASSYVGGLVNSLTHTCGLLRLSFCGPNIINHYFCDTNPLLKLACSDNHINEILLVTFSGVIAMSTLLTVIISYLYILFSILRIRSAKGRRKAFSTCASHLTAVTMFYGPVSLSHIQPSSSYSLEQEKISAVFYTLVVPMLNPLIYSLRNKEVKGALKRVIDWKNILS, translated from the coding sequence ATGTCTGAGGGCAATCACAGCATGGTGACCCAGTTCATCCTCCTGGGGCTGACGGATCGTCAGGAGCTGCAGATACCCCTCTTCGCAGCGTTCCTGGTGATCTATGTTCTTACGCTGGTGGGGAATCTCGGGATGATTGTGTTGATCAGGGTTGATCCCcgactccacacccccatgtacttcttcctcagtAACCTGTCCGTTGTTGACCTCTGCTACTCCTCAGTCTTCGCTCCAAGGATGCTGGTGAATTTCTCAGTGGGGAGTAAAAGCATTTCTTACTCTGCCTGTATTGCCCAACACTTCTCTTTTGTTGTGTTTGTGACCACAGAAGGGTTCCTGCTGGCCGTGATGGCATACGACCGCTATGTAGCCATTTGTAACCCTCTGCTCTACACCGCTGTTATGTCTAAGAGAGTCTGTATTCATCTAGTGGCCAGCTCATATGTCGGGGGGCTCGTGAACTCACTGACCCACACATGTGGCTTGCTGAGGTTGTCGTTCTGCGGGCCCAACATCATCAATCATTACTTTTGTGACACTAACCCATTGCTGAAGCTCGCCTGCTCTGATAACCACATCAATGAGATTTTGCTTGTAACGTTCTCTGGAGTTATTGCCATGTCCACCCTCCTGACTGTCATAATCTCTTATCTGTACATCCTCTTCTCCATCCTGAGGATCCGCTCTGCCAAGGGCAGgcgcaaagccttctccacctgtgcCTCTCATCTGACAGCTGTCACCATGTTCTATGGACCTGTGAGCTTAAGCCACATACAACCCAGTTCCAGCTACTCACTGGAACAGGAGAAAATCTCTGCCGTGTTTTATACCCTGGTGGTCCCCATGTtgaaccccctgatctacagcctgaggaacaaggaggttaAGGGTGCTCTTAAGAGGGTGATAGACTGGAAAAACATTCTCAGCTAA